The proteins below are encoded in one region of Triticum aestivum cultivar Chinese Spring chromosome 1B, IWGSC CS RefSeq v2.1, whole genome shotgun sequence:
- the LOC123120142 gene encoding hypersensitive-induced response protein 1, translating into MGKLVAAIGKLLCCVQVDQSTVAIKERFGKFEDVLDPGCHCVPWIIGSRVSGKLTLRLRQMDVRCETKTKDNVFVTIVASIQYRAMEDKANDAYYKLSNPKSQIQSYVFDVIRASIPKLQLDDVFEQKNDIAKSVEQELEKAMFAYGYEIVQTLIVDIEPDEKVKKAMNEINAAARMRVAANEKAEAEKIVQIKRAEGEAEAKYLSGLGIARQRQAIVDGLRDSVLGFSGNVPGTSAKDVMDLVLLTQYFDTMKEIGASSKSSAVFLPHGPGAVADIASQIRNGFLQSSTHNA; encoded by the exons ATGGGTAAACTAGTTGCAGCAATAGGCAAGTTGCTCTGCTGTGTACAAGTGGACCAGTCAACAGTAGCCATCAAGGAACGATTTGGGAAATTTGAGGATGTGCTTGATCCGGGGTGTCACTGTGTGCCATGGATTATCGGAAGCCGTGTCAGTGGTAAGCTTACACTTAGGCTTAGGCAAATGGATGTTCGCTGCGAGACAAAGACAAAG GATAACGTTTTTGTTACAATTGTTGCATCCATTCAATACCGAGCAATGGAGGACAAAGCAAATGATGCGTATTATAAGCTGAGCAACCCAAAATCTCAAATCCAATCTTATGTCTTTGATG TTATCAGAGCAAGCATTCCCAAACTACAACTGGATGATGTTTTTGAGCAAAAGAATGACATAGCAAAATCTGTGGAGCAGGAGCTTGAGAAAGCTATGTTTGCTTATGGCTATGAGATTGTGCAGACACTAATTGTTGATATAGAGCCAGATGAAAAGGTTAAAAAGGCTATGAATGAAATTAATGCCG CTGCAAGAATGCGTGTTGCGGCAAATGAAAAGGCAGAGGCAGAAAAGATCGTTCAAATCAAGAGAGCTGAGGGAGAGGCTGAAGCTAAGTATCTCTCTGGCCTTGGAATTGCAAGGCAGCGTCAGGCAATAGTTGATGGCCTCAGAGACAGTGTGCTTGGCTTTTCTGGCAATGTGCCTGGGACTTCCGCTAAGGATGTGATGGACTTGGTTCTGCTCACTCAATACTTTGACACCATGAAAGAGATCGGTGCTTCATCCAAATCTTCTGCAGTTTTCCTCCCGCACGGCCCAGGTGCTGTTGCAGACATTGCCAGTCAGATTCGCAATGGATTTCTTCAGTCGTCCACACATAATGCCTGA